A genomic segment from Neobacillus sp. YX16 encodes:
- a CDS encoding carbon-nitrogen hydrolase family protein, with translation MQMRVSAVQYYLHTISSFKEFADQVEHYIKTAEEFGSEFIIFPEFFTTQLMSIGNDKGEALTIQELPDYTDQYRSLFIELAKQYKMHIIGGTHVIRKGDRLYNVAHMFYPDGRVVEQAKLHITPTEVHEWNMSPGDGLEVFETEKGKIAMLTCYDIEFPEIVRMAKAKGADVIFCPSCTDDRHGFHRVRYTSHARAIENQVYVVTTGTVGALPTVDFMRANFGQAVVITPNDIPFPPKGILVEGEINQDMIVTADLNLELLYQVREKGSVTTWRDRRTDLYPDWETK, from the coding sequence ATGCAAATGAGAGTATCAGCCGTTCAGTATTATCTTCATACCATTAGCTCTTTTAAAGAGTTTGCAGACCAGGTGGAGCATTATATAAAAACAGCAGAAGAATTCGGATCCGAATTTATCATCTTCCCTGAATTTTTCACTACTCAACTTATGTCCATTGGCAACGATAAAGGGGAAGCATTAACCATCCAAGAATTACCTGATTATACTGATCAGTACCGGTCGTTATTTATCGAACTTGCCAAACAATATAAGATGCACATTATAGGTGGAACACATGTGATCCGTAAGGGTGATCGCCTTTATAACGTTGCTCATATGTTTTACCCGGATGGAAGAGTGGTGGAACAAGCGAAACTTCATATAACTCCAACAGAGGTACATGAGTGGAATATGAGTCCCGGAGACGGTCTGGAAGTTTTCGAGACTGAAAAAGGGAAAATTGCTATGTTAACGTGCTATGACATTGAATTTCCGGAAATCGTTCGTATGGCAAAGGCAAAAGGAGCAGATGTCATTTTCTGTCCATCATGTACAGACGATCGCCACGGCTTTCACCGTGTTCGTTACACAAGTCATGCAAGAGCCATCGAAAATCAAGTCTATGTTGTCACAACTGGTACGGTCGGTGCGCTGCCAACCGTTGATTTCATGCGTGCCAATTTTGGCCAGGCAGTTGTCATCACACCAAATGACATTCCATTCCCGCCAAAAGGGATTTTGGTAGAAGGTGAGATTAATCAGGATATGATCGTTACAGCAGACTTGAATTTAGAGCTATTATATCAAGTTCGTGAAAAAGGATCGGTGACCACATGGCGTGACCGACGTACAGATCTTTACCCAGATTGGGAAACAAAATAA
- a CDS encoding GNAT family N-acetyltransferase, with product MYRKEFFVFDQDKPVPVVIRNYEKKDFPDLIRIQQESFPPPFPSELWWNEEQLNNHVTLFPQGALCIEVDGEIAGSMTGLLVEFDPQHPEHSWEEITDNGYIRNHNPKGNTLYVVDIGVRPSFRKLGLGKWLMFSMYDVVVHLGLERLLGGGRMPGYHKHANEKSPEQYIDAVVKGELKDPVITFLLRCGRTPVKVVANYLEDEESYNYGTLMEWKNPFSHSK from the coding sequence ATGTATCGAAAAGAATTTTTCGTTTTTGACCAAGACAAACCTGTTCCAGTTGTCATCCGAAATTATGAAAAGAAGGACTTTCCTGACTTAATTCGTATTCAACAAGAAAGCTTTCCTCCTCCATTTCCATCTGAATTATGGTGGAATGAAGAGCAACTAAATAATCATGTGACTCTTTTTCCACAGGGAGCTTTATGTATCGAAGTGGATGGTGAAATAGCTGGGTCTATGACTGGACTTCTTGTCGAATTTGATCCTCAACATCCAGAACATTCCTGGGAAGAAATAACGGATAATGGCTATATCCGGAACCACAACCCTAAAGGGAATACCTTATACGTTGTCGATATAGGTGTCCGTCCATCTTTTCGAAAGTTAGGTTTAGGCAAGTGGTTGATGTTTTCTATGTATGATGTTGTTGTTCATTTGGGGTTGGAAAGACTGCTTGGTGGGGGTAGGATGCCAGGTTATCACAAACATGCGAATGAAAAGTCACCTGAACAATATATAGATGCTGTGGTAAAAGGGGAGCTGAAGGATCCAGTTATCACTTTTCTCCTACGTTGCGGCCGTACACCAGTAAAAGTAGTAGCAAATTATTTAGAGGATGAAGAATCGTATAATTATGGCACGCTAATGGAATGGAAAAATCCGTTTTCCCATTCAAAATAA
- a CDS encoding GNAT family N-acetyltransferase: MEYSRITNINDPLFKQMHQLMQDVFPPEEVLEFDLWKEPLEDPGIRVFVAVHEGKVVGATEYRYYEDFNVAMTDFTIIGQAGLGIGPFLANKRLEDLNELAAANGKKLMGMFAEIYDPYRVEHYEFGGVKPMDPYVRREVLAHLGYKRLDFPYVHPSWNNDGEAVTGLDLCFLPMDGERNELQTDLIVKFLKRYYTVLSNKPETWYSMSENLEAKEKVALLYF; encoded by the coding sequence ATGGAATATAGTAGAATTACCAATATCAACGATCCGTTATTTAAACAAATGCATCAATTAATGCAAGATGTGTTCCCCCCAGAAGAAGTACTAGAATTTGATCTTTGGAAAGAACCGTTAGAAGATCCAGGTATCCGTGTTTTTGTCGCTGTTCATGAAGGAAAAGTAGTGGGCGCAACTGAGTACCGTTATTATGAAGACTTTAATGTAGCAATGACGGATTTTACAATTATTGGCCAAGCAGGCTTGGGCATCGGTCCATTTTTAGCGAATAAAAGACTAGAAGACCTGAATGAATTAGCAGCAGCGAATGGGAAGAAACTGATGGGTATGTTTGCTGAAATCTATGACCCATATCGTGTAGAGCATTATGAATTTGGCGGTGTTAAGCCGATGGATCCTTATGTTCGTCGTGAAGTGCTGGCACACCTTGGATACAAACGTCTGGATTTTCCATATGTTCACCCGTCCTGGAACAATGATGGAGAAGCTGTAACTGGTCTAGACCTATGTTTCCTCCCAATGGATGGAGAAAGGAATGAACTGCAAACAGACTTAATAGTGAAATTTTTGAAACGCTATTATACCGTCTTATCAAATAAACCAGAGACTTGGTATTCAATGAGTGAAAACTTAGAAGCAAAAGAAAAAGTGGCATTATTATATTTTTAA
- a CDS encoding DUF4352 domain-containing protein, with amino-acid sequence MKQKPHAVGEEIKLTDSTLKVTKVEKSKGSPEEKPKAGNEFNIITVEIKNTGNEKVWFAPHFFSVTDSKGNLYMQPFLMIDIDTALSSGELDPGNSVTGTLAFELPMTEQFQLHNSI; translated from the coding sequence GTGAAGCAGAAACCACACGCGGTTGGGGAAGAAATTAAACTGACTGATTCGACACTAAAGGTCACGAAGGTTGAAAAATCAAAAGGGAGCCCTGAAGAGAAACCTAAAGCAGGTAATGAATTTAATATCATTACAGTAGAAATTAAAAATACGGGAAACGAGAAAGTGTGGTTTGCTCCACATTTCTTCAGCGTTACGGATAGCAAAGGAAACCTATATATGCAGCCTTTCCTGATGATCGATATTGATACAGCGCTCTCATCGGGTGAACTAGATCCTGGCAATAGTGTCACTGGTACACTTGCCTTTGAATTGCCAATGACCGAGCAGTTTCAGCTACATAATAGTATATGA
- a CDS encoding tRNA-dihydrouridine synthase encodes MINNFWRDLPRPFFVLAPMEDVTDVVFRHVVSEAGRPDVFFTEFTNSDSYCHPEGMKSVRGRLTFTEDEQPMVAHIWGDNPEYFRQMSIGMAELGFKGIDINMGCPVPNVASRGKGSGLILRPDVAAELIQAAKAGGLPVSVKTRLGNKEVQEWEEWLTHIFKQDIANLSIHLRTRKEMSQVDAHWELIPEIKKLRDRIAPNTLLTINGDIPDRQTGLQLAEKYGIDGVMIGRGIFKNPFAFEKEPKEHSSKEYLDLLRLQLDLQDQYAELLPRSITGLHRFFKIYVKGFPGAAELRNRLMNTKSTDEVRTLLDNFGKEC; translated from the coding sequence ATGATAAATAATTTTTGGCGTGATTTACCTCGGCCATTTTTTGTACTTGCACCAATGGAAGATGTGACAGATGTTGTTTTTCGTCACGTAGTAAGTGAAGCCGGTCGACCGGATGTATTTTTTACAGAGTTTACAAACTCCGATAGCTATTGTCATCCAGAGGGCATGAAAAGTGTGCGTGGCCGTTTGACTTTTACAGAAGATGAACAGCCAATGGTGGCACATATTTGGGGGGATAATCCCGAATATTTCCGTCAAATGAGTATTGGCATGGCAGAGCTAGGATTTAAAGGCATCGATATTAATATGGGTTGCCCTGTACCGAATGTGGCATCGAGAGGGAAGGGCAGCGGCCTTATTCTGCGTCCTGATGTTGCGGCAGAACTTATTCAAGCAGCAAAAGCCGGCGGACTGCCTGTCAGCGTGAAAACACGACTTGGCAATAAGGAGGTTCAGGAGTGGGAGGAGTGGCTAACGCATATTTTTAAACAGGATATTGCGAACCTTTCTATTCATTTACGTACAAGAAAGGAAATGAGCCAAGTAGATGCACATTGGGAGTTAATTCCAGAAATCAAAAAATTACGTGACCGTATCGCACCGAATACGCTACTAACAATCAATGGAGACATTCCTGACCGTCAAACTGGGCTGCAGCTTGCGGAAAAATATGGTATTGATGGTGTTATGATTGGGCGAGGTATTTTTAAAAATCCTTTTGCCTTTGAAAAAGAGCCAAAAGAGCATAGCAGTAAAGAATACCTTGATCTTTTAAGACTGCAGCTTGATCTTCAGGATCAATATGCAGAATTACTGCCACGTTCAATCACAGGGCTTCATCGCTTTTTCAAAATTTATGTCAAAGGATTCCCTGGAGCTGCTGAATTAAGGAATCGTTTGATGAACACTAAATCAACAGATGAAGTGCGTACATTGCTCGATAACTTTGGTAAAGAATGTTGA
- a CDS encoding malate synthase, producing MNLINKKVTHKRFGMGSIVNHNDSSIEIHFASENKKFVFPDVFGKHLKLHDKSDANSLEKIMQKKEMERKEEEWKKEEEKNLQRKNQELRLEHEKLMKNHKLHFESQMVFWCDTEEQNSSFSEWKVFSGVIKSGNNKGKPNKPIRLHQNSAVLLTAIDSSMPEKDRRILGVYMVNEDFIGKLCEDGSIPAHSKYRLQLTEQESDQMLFWKYYVNEKSPQKMTWNTGKYRYFENLWMAQILLDIVSLKSDPEERELAQQFFEHFCKMNQITDQELPKPNGTLMRI from the coding sequence ATGAATCTAATCAATAAGAAAGTTACACACAAGCGTTTTGGCATGGGTAGTATAGTTAACCATAATGATTCTAGTATTGAAATACATTTCGCATCGGAAAATAAAAAGTTTGTTTTCCCCGATGTATTTGGAAAGCACCTAAAACTGCATGATAAAAGTGATGCTAATTCACTTGAAAAAATTATGCAAAAAAAGGAGATGGAACGAAAGGAGGAAGAATGGAAGAAGGAAGAGGAAAAAAACCTACAACGAAAAAACCAGGAACTTCGCTTGGAACATGAAAAACTAATGAAAAATCATAAACTTCATTTCGAATCACAAATGGTTTTTTGGTGTGACACAGAAGAACAGAATAGTTCTTTTTCAGAGTGGAAGGTTTTTTCAGGCGTAATAAAAAGTGGTAATAACAAGGGGAAGCCTAACAAACCCATCCGCTTGCACCAAAATAGCGCTGTCCTGTTAACGGCAATAGATTCCAGCATGCCTGAAAAAGACAGACGTATCTTAGGTGTCTATATGGTAAATGAAGATTTTATCGGTAAACTTTGTGAAGATGGATCTATTCCTGCTCATTCAAAATACAGACTCCAACTTACAGAACAGGAATCGGATCAGATGCTTTTCTGGAAGTATTATGTAAATGAAAAGTCCCCCCAAAAAATGACATGGAATACCGGTAAATATCGTTATTTTGAGAATTTATGGATGGCTCAAATTTTACTTGATATAGTTTCTTTGAAAAGTGACCCAGAGGAACGAGAGCTGGCACAACAATTTTTTGAACATTTTTGTAAAATGAATCAGATAACAGATCAAGAGTTACCGAAGCCTAATGGCACATTAATGCGTATTTAG
- a CDS encoding sulfurtransferase → MRKVLLLLLLCSLIVLGACSNDKVASGKDTKEESAGIQTIKTEDVQSNIGKDEWVIVDTRSNDAFNGWALDGVKRGGHIKGAMDFSADWLKVDADKKTQTNVLKAKGISAEKNVVLYDANGKDAKTVAEFLKENGYKNIYQYDVKEWAANQELALESYPNYQMLVPPTWVNDLISNKNSGNPYKLFEVSWGDEAEDYKAGHIPGAVHLNTDEVEEGPVWNRLKDKELEKFALKNGITTDTTVVLYGSDSMPAYRAAVILKYMGVKDVRVLNGGYTAWKNAGYQAETKENAKESVSAFGAEVPVNPDYIIDLPEAKKILADKDDSILVDIRSWDEYIGKISGYDYIEPKGRPAGSIWGHAGSDSSNLEDFRNIDTTMRNGSEIMAMWEKDGINPDKSLSFYCGTGWRAAEVLFYADVLGMENISLYDGGWNEWSMDSSNPIETGEPK, encoded by the coding sequence ATGAGAAAAGTATTGCTCCTGCTTTTGCTATGCAGCCTTATCGTATTGGGGGCCTGCTCCAATGATAAAGTTGCCTCTGGTAAAGACACAAAGGAAGAATCAGCTGGAATTCAGACTATTAAAACTGAAGATGTTCAATCAAATATTGGGAAAGATGAATGGGTTATCGTCGATACTAGGTCAAATGATGCGTTCAACGGCTGGGCATTGGATGGAGTCAAAAGAGGCGGACACATTAAGGGGGCCATGGATTTTTCTGCGGATTGGCTAAAGGTTGATGCAGATAAAAAAACACAAACGAACGTATTGAAAGCGAAAGGTATCTCAGCTGAAAAAAATGTTGTTCTTTACGACGCGAATGGGAAAGATGCAAAAACGGTTGCTGAATTTCTAAAGGAAAATGGCTACAAAAATATTTATCAATATGATGTGAAAGAATGGGCAGCAAATCAAGAGCTAGCATTAGAATCTTATCCAAATTACCAAATGCTTGTGCCGCCAACTTGGGTAAATGACTTAATAAGCAATAAAAACAGTGGAAACCCCTACAAACTCTTCGAAGTCAGCTGGGGAGATGAAGCGGAGGACTATAAAGCGGGTCATATTCCCGGGGCGGTTCATCTGAATACCGATGAAGTTGAGGAAGGCCCTGTATGGAATCGTTTGAAAGATAAAGAACTGGAAAAATTCGCATTAAAAAATGGCATTACAACTGACACAACCGTTGTTCTATATGGAAGTGATTCAATGCCAGCTTACCGTGCCGCTGTTATTTTGAAATATATGGGTGTCAAGGACGTTAGAGTATTAAATGGTGGATATACCGCTTGGAAAAATGCGGGCTATCAAGCAGAAACGAAGGAAAATGCAAAGGAATCTGTCTCTGCATTTGGCGCGGAAGTTCCTGTGAATCCGGATTATATTATTGACCTGCCTGAAGCAAAGAAGATTCTTGCTGACAAGGATGACAGCATTCTGGTTGATATTAGAAGCTGGGATGAATACATCGGAAAAATCTCTGGTTATGATTACATTGAACCAAAGGGTCGCCCGGCTGGATCTATTTGGGGACATGCAGGCTCTGATTCAAGTAATCTAGAGGACTTTAGAAATATTGATACTACCATGCGCAATGGTTCAGAAATTATGGCCATGTGGGAAAAGGATGGAATCAATCCTGATAAATCTCTTTCCTTTTATTGCGGAACAGGCTGGCGGGCTGCTGAAGTATTATTTTATGCGGATGTCTTAGGTATGGAAAATATTTCCCTATACGATGGCGGCTGGAATGAATGGAGTATGGACTCTTCTAATCCAATTGAAACTGGAGAACCTAAATAA
- a CDS encoding TVP38/TMEM64 family protein has product MQKYCIYALYCLIALFVVVYMGHGEIRYSINQSVQYLQNADVKGFRDSLLSFGPMAPVVSALLMVFQSIIAPLPAFVITFANGLLFGWIWGAILSWSSAMAGAILCFYLAKIMGRPVVEKMITKKSMSWWDQFFIKYGKHAVFIARIVPIVSFDLVSYAAGVTSISFWQFFWATGLGQLPATILYSYLGQNATSTGKILFTIFTVVIALGVIGMMLRPKFRLRGKERREKR; this is encoded by the coding sequence ATGCAAAAATATTGCATATATGCACTGTACTGCTTAATTGCATTATTCGTGGTAGTTTATATGGGGCATGGAGAAATCCGTTATTCGATTAATCAGTCTGTCCAATATTTGCAGAATGCCGATGTTAAGGGATTTCGTGATTCCCTGTTGTCCTTTGGACCAATGGCGCCCGTTGTATCAGCATTATTAATGGTTTTTCAATCGATTATTGCGCCACTTCCTGCTTTCGTTATTACGTTTGCCAACGGATTATTGTTTGGCTGGATATGGGGGGCCATTCTCTCTTGGAGCAGCGCCATGGCGGGAGCTATTCTTTGTTTCTACTTGGCAAAAATCATGGGGCGGCCGGTGGTTGAAAAAATGATTACAAAGAAATCCATGAGTTGGTGGGATCAATTTTTTATAAAATACGGGAAACATGCTGTATTTATTGCGAGAATCGTCCCGATTGTATCGTTTGACCTTGTTAGTTATGCTGCAGGTGTGACATCAATCTCTTTCTGGCAATTTTTCTGGGCGACTGGTCTTGGACAACTGCCGGCAACCATTCTGTATTCCTATCTAGGTCAAAACGCTACGAGCACAGGGAAAATTTTGTTTACCATTTTTACCGTTGTGATTGCACTGGGGGTTATCGGGATGATGCTTCGGCCCAAGTTTCGGCTCAGGGGTAAAGAAAGGAGGGAAAAACGGTGA
- a CDS encoding glycine/sarcosine/betaine reductase selenoprotein B family protein — MKLSGNRFIELIVSKKARYMVKPIIGEMPFTKFTKPATEAVIALVTTAGVHLKVQPVFDVEAGDPSVRFIPSTVEEKDLMISHTHFDRGDADHDINCVFPLFRLKELAEEGIIGAAANTHYGLMGYIPNTLPLVEETIPLMLKQLQEDKVDAVILNPGUYICHQSVGLIQFAIEKAGIPTISITHLMNLSEKVRVPRALHLRFPLGRSFGRAGEQDLQRKILFDAIQYLEKITVPESIIELPYKWKGKGKS, encoded by the coding sequence GTGAAATTATCAGGGAACCGGTTCATTGAGTTGATTGTCAGCAAAAAGGCAAGATATATGGTTAAACCTATTATTGGTGAGATGCCATTTACAAAGTTTACGAAGCCTGCCACTGAAGCAGTAATTGCTCTTGTTACTACCGCTGGAGTCCACTTAAAAGTACAGCCGGTTTTTGATGTGGAAGCGGGAGACCCTTCTGTAAGGTTTATTCCATCGACCGTTGAGGAAAAAGATTTGATGATTAGCCATACACATTTTGACCGTGGGGATGCGGATCATGATATTAATTGTGTTTTTCCTTTATTTCGCCTAAAGGAGTTGGCTGAAGAGGGAATAATCGGTGCTGCTGCTAACACTCACTATGGTTTAATGGGCTATATCCCCAATACATTACCGCTTGTTGAAGAAACCATACCGTTAATGCTAAAACAATTGCAAGAAGATAAAGTGGATGCGGTGATTTTAAATCCCGGCTGATATATATGCCATCAATCCGTGGGATTGATTCAATTTGCTATCGAAAAAGCAGGGATTCCAACCATCTCGATTACGCACTTAATGAATTTATCTGAAAAAGTAAGGGTTCCCCGGGCGCTGCATTTACGGTTTCCATTAGGCCGGAGTTTTGGCAGGGCAGGCGAGCAAGACCTCCAAAGGAAAATTCTTTTCGATGCGATTCAGTATTTGGAGAAAATTACTGTTCCAGAATCCATCATAGAACTCCCTTATAAATGGAAAGGAAAAGGTAAATCATGA